Genomic DNA from Blattabacterium sp. (Blaberus giganteus):
CACTTCTCCATCTAAAGATGTTACTTCTTTTATTACGGCTTTAAGCCTTTCTTCAAATTCTCCTTTATATTTAGCTCCTGCAATTAGAGAAGCCATATCCAAAGAAAATACTTTTTTATTTTTTAAATTATCAGGAATATCTCCACTAATAATACGATGAGCTAACCCTTCAGCAATAGCTGTTTTACCAACTCCGGCATCACCAATCAATATTGGATTATTTTTTGTTCTTCTAGATAATATTTGTAAAACTCTACGTATTTCTTCATCACGTCCAATAACAGGATCTAATTTTCCTTTATAAACCCATTCATTGAGATTTTTTGCATATTTATCCAAAGCATTATACATATTTTCTGCTGTAGAAGAAATCACTTTTCCGCTTTTTTTTCTTATGTTTTCAATAACTTTTTTTATTTTCTTTTCTGTTATTCCTTGATCTCTCAATAATTGCGAAGTAAGATCAAAACTCATAAAAATTCCATAAAAAATATGCTCTACAGAAATAAATTCGTCTTTTAATGTGTCCGCATAATTTTCTGCTATATTCAACATTTTTGTTACATGTAAATTGAAATGTTGAGTAAAAGGATCACTCATAATTTTTGGATAAGAGGAAATAATCCGATCTAATCCAAAAATTATTGATTGAGAATTTACTTGCAATTTTTTAAAAAAAAAAGAAATTATATTTTCTTCAATTTTCAAAATTGATTTTAAAATATGAGCATTTTCGATAGATTGTTGATTATTTTTTAAGGCAATATGTTGCGCTTCTTGTATTACTTCTTGTGACTTGATCGTTAACTTATTATAATTCATATAATAATATTATAAAATGAAGTTTATATTTTTATAATATAAAAAAAATTTTTGATCAACATAGTTGTTAAAACTAATTATTTCAAAATATTTATTTTCGCACTATGATAAAAAAAGAAGAAATACAATCTATTTCAGAAAAAATTCATAAAATTTATGATATACTAAAAATAGATAAAATACAGAAATATATAGAAGAAAAAACATCAAATCCTAATTATTGGAAAAATTATAAAAAATCTCAAAAATTTATAAAAAATATGCATAATATGAAAACATGCATAAAAGATTTTACGGAATTGAAAAATTCTTTTGAAGAATTAGAAATCATATTTTCTCTTTCTAAAGAAGAAAATTTAGAAAAAGAATTTGAAATTCAATTGTATAAAACTAAAAAATTACTTTCAAATATTGAGTTAAAAAATATTCTTTCTGAAAAAGAAGATTCTTTCAATGCTATACTCCAAATATCTTCTGGAGCTGGAGGGACTGAAAGTTGTGATTGGACTTCTATGTTAATGAGAATGTATTCCATGTGGGCAGAAAAAAAAAATTTTTTAGTTAAGAAAATTCACCATGTATCCGGAGATATAACTGGTATTAAATCTATTACTTTAGAAATAGATGGAATTTATGCTTTTGGTTATTTGAAAGGAGAAAATGGAGTACATAGGTTGATCCGAATTTCTCCGTTTGATAGTAATTCAAAACGTCATACCTCTTTTTCTTCTGTATATGTTTATCCTATGATAAATGATGATATTAATATAGATATTAAAATGTCAGATATACAATGGGAAACTTTTCGTTCTAGTGGATCAGGAGGTCAAAATGTCAATAAAGTAGAAACAGGAGTAAGATTACGTCATCATCCTACAGGAATTACCATAGAAAATACAGAATTCCGTTCTCAAATACAAAATAGACAAAAAGCTTTACAGTTGTTGAAATCTAGATTATTTGAAATGGAAATGATGAAAAGAAATGAAAAAAAAGAAAAAATAGAATCTACAAAAAAAAAAATTGAATGGGGTTCTCAAATCAGAAATTACATTCTGCATCCTTATAAATTAGTAAAAGATTTAAGAACTGGTTATGAAACCACACAAATTCAATCAGTTATGGATGGAGAAATAGATATTTTTTTAAAAAAATTTTTAATATATAATAGAGAAAATAAAAATACAATTTCATTATCTTAAGTTTTTCAATGAAAATCCGTTATTATGATCTTATAGATCAAACTTTTGATTTTCCCAATGAGGAATTTTCTATAAAAAATAATTTTTTAGAATTTCACGGAATTCCATTAATGGATCTTATAAAAAAATATGGAACTCCATTAAAGTTTACATATTTACCGAAAATATCTAAAAATATACGAAAAGCCAGAAAATGGTTTGAAAAAGCAATTCATTCCAATCAATATAATAACAAATATACTTATTGTTATTGTACAAAAAGTTCTCATTTTTCTTTTGTGTTAGAAGAAGCTCTGAAAAATAATATTAGTATTGAAACTTCATATGCTTATGATATAGAAATAGTAAAAAATCTTTATAAAAAAGGAAAAACAACTAAAAATATTGAAGTTATATGCAATGGATTTAAACCCAAAAATTATATTGAAAACATATCAGAACTTATTAATAACGGGTTCTATAATACAATACCAATATTAGACAATTCCGAAGAATTAGAAAAATTAAGTTTAGTTATTAATTATCCTTTTAAATTAGGTATACGTATAGCTTCTGAAGAGGAACCTAAATTTGAATTTTATACTTCTAGATTAGGAATTGGATATAAAGATATTATTGTTTTTTATTTAAATAAAATAAAAAATAATCCTAAAGTGGAATTAAAAATGTTACATTTTTTCATAAATACAGGAATAAAAGATACCGCTTATTATTGGAATGAACTTTTCAAATGCTTACATATTTATGCTAAACTAAAAAAAATAGCACCAGAATTAGAAATTTTGAACATAGGAGGAGGTTTTCCTATTAAAACATCTATGTCTTTTAAGTATAATTATGAATACATGACCAATGAAATTGTTTATCAGATAAAAAAATTTTGTCAAGAAGAAAATATTTCAGAACCTCATATTTACACAGAATTTGGAGCTTATACAGTAGGAGAAAGTGGAGGAATTTTATATAAAATACTTAATCAAAAACGTCAAAATGATAGAGAAAAATGGAATATGATAGATAGCTCTTTCATGACAACGCTTCCTGACACTTGGGCAATAAGTCGTAGATTTATTATGATGGCAATCAATCGTTGGAATGATTGTTATGAAAGGGTTTTTTTAGGAGGATTAACATGTGATAGTGATGATTATTATAATTCAGAACAACATATGAATGCAATATATCTTCCTTGTTTTCATCAAAAAATACCGCTTTATATTGGATTTTTTAATACTGGAGCTTATCAAGATACAATTAGCGGATATGGTGGAGTGCATCATTGTTTAATTCCTCAACCTATTCATATATTGATAGATCATGACGAAAAAGAAAATTTTGTATACAAAATTTTTCGTCAATCACAAAGTCCAGAAGAAATTCTAAAAATATTAGGATATTGAAATTTCATTATAGAAATAAAAAAAAAACTTTTGCGGGAATTCCTAAAAAGTACGCCACACTTGATCAATCTAAAACGGTGCTTATTCCAGTTCCATATGATTATACTCAAACATGGAAAAAAGGGGCTAAGAAAGGACCTAAAGCTTTTTTATCTGCCGCAGAACATATGGAATTATATGATATTGAAACCAATTCAGAAGTATATAAAAAAGGAATTTTTCTTGTTCCCTATATTATAAATTCTTCAGTTTCCACAAAAAAAATGATTGAAAAAGTATATAATGTTACAAAAAAATTTCTTTCTAAAGAGAAATTCATAACATTTATAGGAGGAGATCATTCTATATCAATAGGAAGTATTAGAGCTTTTGGAGAAAAATATACAAATTTAAGCATTCTTCATATGGACGCGCATACAGATTTGCGTCCTATGTATAAAGGAAGTCCTTATAATCACGCTTGTTCCATGTATGAAGCTTCCAAAAAATATCCTTTAATACAAATAGGAATTCGTAGTATGGATATAATGGAGAAAAAATATATTCAAAAAGAAAATATATTTTATATGCATAAAATTTATCAAAATGATTTATGGATGCAAAATGCTATTCATAAATTATCTAATAATGTATTTATCAGTATAGATATAGATGTTTTTGATCCTAGTATCGCCCCTTCTACAGGTACTCCAGAACCAGGAGGGTTATCTTGGTACACAACTTTAAAATTTTTGAAAAAAGTTTTTAATAAAAAAAATGTAATAGGATTTGATATTGTTGAACTTTTACCTAATAAAAATGAATCTTCTACAGATTTTCTAGCTGTAAAACTTTACTATAAATTATTATCATATAAACATGTAAATGTAAATTAATTATATATGAATCAAAAAATCATTATAACTATAGATGGTTATTCTTCATCAGGAAAAAGTACTTTAGCAAAAAAAATTTCTAAAAAACTAAAATATAAATATATAGATAGTGGCGCTCTGTATAGAAGTGTAGCTTTACTTGCTATTCGAAAAAAAATTTTTTATAGTGATTTGTGGAATACAAAAAATTTTATTCCTATTTTGAAAGAAACAAACTTAAAATTTAAATGGAATCAAAAATATAGTCAAACAGATATTTTTTTAAATGGGGAAAATATTCAACATAAGATTAGATCAAAACAAGTAACAAATAAAGTTAGTTTAATAGCTCAAATTCCAGAAATTAGAGAAAGATTGACTCTTATGCAAAGAAACATTGGAAAAAATAAAGGAATCGTTATAGATGGAAGAGATGCAGGTCACTATGTTTTTCCTAAATCAGAGTTAAAGATATTTATGAAAGGATCTATAGAGATTCGTTCTTACAGAAGATATCAAGATCTAAAAAAAATAGGAGAAAAAGTTTCTTATGAAGAAGTAAGAAAAAATCTAATTCATAGAGATATGATGGATATTTCACGAAATATTTCTCCACTTAAAAAGTCTGTAGATTCTATAGAAATAGATAATACATTTCTAAGTATAGAAGAACAATTAAATCTTATTTTTAAATTTATAAATAAAAGGACCTCCATCATATGAAATTATTAAATGGAAAAATAGCTGTAGTTACAGGAGGGTCAGGGGATATAGGTCAATCTATAGTCAAAACTTTTGTACAACATGGGGCTAATGTTATTTTTACATTTTTTTCCTCAATAAAGAAAGCAAAAGAATTAGAATTGAAATTCAAAAATCTCGTAGAAGCGTATAAAATAGATCTTTCAGATTTTAATTCATCAAAAAATTTAGTGCAAAAAGTTATAAAAAAATATGGGAGTATAGATATATTAGTGAATAATGCAGGGATTATAAAAGATAAGTTTTTGCTTAAAATTTCGAAAAAAGATTGGGATTATGTTATTAAAACTAATCTATATTCTATATTTAATTTAACTAAACATGCTATTTATCCTATGATGAAACAAAAAAAAGGAAGCATTATTAATATGAGTTCTGTTGTAGGATTAACAGGTAATATTGGACAATCTAATTATGCAGCATCTAAAGCAGGAATTATTGGATTCACAAAATCAATAGCCAGAGAATTAGGAAAAAAAAACATCCGTTGTAATGCCATAGCTCCTGGATATATCGTAACAAAAATGAATTCTCATTTTATACCTAAAATTAAAGAAAATTGGATAAAAAGTATTCCATTAAAAAGAGCAGGAACTCCTCAAGATGTAGCGAACTCGACTTTATTTCTCGCTTCAGATTTATCAAATTATATTACTGGAACTGTGTTAAATGTAAACGGAGGATTAATTTAAATTATAAATGTTATCAAATAAAAAAATTGTACAAAGTTTAGGTGAGATTTTAAAAGCAAAATCTATATTTAATATAATTATATCTCCAGGATCTAGAAATGCTCCAATCATTATACATTTTACTCAACACAAAAATTTTAAAACTTATAGTGTCGTAGACGAACGATGTGCTGCTTTTTTTGCTTTAGGAATTGCTCAACAAATAAGAAAACCTGTAGTTATTAGTTGTACTTCTGGATCTGCTGTTGTAAATTGTTATTCTGCAATAACGGAGGCTTTTTATCAAAGTATTCCCCTTATTTTAGTCACTGCAGATAGACCAAAAAGAATTATAGATGTATTTGAAGGCCAATCCATTCATCAGGAAAATATTTTTCAAAAACATGTAGAAACTTCTATTCAATTAACAGAAGATGAATCTGAATCAGGAATATGGTACAATGATAGATTGATGAATCAATCAATAAATAAGTGTATTTTAAAAAATAAACCTATACATATTAATATTCCATTTTCGGAACCACTTTATAATACCACAAATTATTTACAAGTAAAACCTAAAATCATAAAAACTATACCTGTTAAAAATTATATCGAAACTTGTAATTATAAAAAAGAACAGTATATATGGAAAAAATATGAAAAAAAAATGATCTTATTAGGATTGTATTACCCAGGAAATAAAAAGAAGATGGAAAATATTTTAAGAAAATTAAGCTTGGATCCTTCTATTGTCATTTTTACAGAAACTACATCTCATGTATATGGAAAACTTTTTTTCTCCAGTATAGAAAAATTGATTTTTAATATGAATCCTAAAAAATGGATGAGTTTAAAGCCTCATATTTTATTAACCATCGGAATAAATATTATATCAAAAAAAATAAAATTTTTTTTAAGAAAATATCCTCCTATATATCATTGGCATATAGGGGAACATTACGAATGTTATCCGGATACCTATTATAGGTTAACTACTTATTGGCCTATCAATCCAGAATTATTTTTAAAAATTTTTTGTAATTATAATAATACTGTTTCAGATTACAGGAAAAAATGGGAAAAATTGAGAAAAGAAAAAATAAAAAAACACAAATTTTTTTTAAAAAAAGAAAAAAGTTTTTCAGATTTAAAAGTTATATTTTCTGTATTTAAAGCTATACCTAATAATACAGTTTTACAATTAGGAAATAGCATGATTGTAAGATATTATCAACTTTTTGATGAAAAAAAATATTCTATTAAATCTTATTGTAATCGAGGTACTTCAGGAATAGATGGATGTGTTTCAACGGCTGTAGGTTCTGCTATGATAATAAAAAAAACTGTTACATTGATTGTTGGAGATATTAGTTTTTTTTACGACAGTAATGCTTTATGGAATAATTATATTCCAAAAAACTTTCGTATTATACTTATTAATAATGGAGGAGGAAATATTTTTAGATTTATTTCAGAAAAAAAACTTCCAGAAAAAATATTTAATTTTTTTGAAACAAAACATATCTTTTCTGCAAAAAAGATATGCGAAATGCATAATTGGAAATACAAAAAAGTATCCGATCAACATGCTTTAAAAAATAGTTTATCATTTTTTTGGAAAAAATCAAATCACCCTTTTTTATTGGAAATCAATACTAAAAAATCAAATAATGCTAAAATTTTGAAAAAATATTTACGATCCTGAATATGAAATAATATCCCATAAAGCTTTAATCCTTGCAAAAATTTCTCTAAATTGTATTTTACTGTCAAAAGTGAAGCTTTTGGCATTAAATCCAATTACATCTAATCCCAAACAATTTCCAATAAAAATAGCTCTTTCATTGTGAAACTTTTGAGATATAATCGTAAATTTTTTTTTGTGAAAAATTTTATAAACTCTAACAATAGAATGTAAAGTATTAATTCCATAAAAATCTTCATATATAAAATGAGAAGGAATCCCTTTTTTAATTAATTCCTTTTTCATCATTTTTGGTTCATTATAGTTTTTTTCTCTATTATCTCCACTTACAATGACATAACGTATTTTTTTATGAATAAAAAGTGAATAAGCTGCATCTATTCTATATTTAAAATAAGCGTTAATTCCTCCTCCATGTAAATATTTAGAAGTCCCTAAAACTACACCAAACGTATTATATGGAATATAATTAATTGAATCGTAATTTTTTTTTAGAGACCAATAGCTCATTACAATATAACAAAATGTAATAAATAAAATAATAAGAAAAAA
This window encodes:
- the prfB gene encoding peptide chain release factor 2 gives rise to the protein MIKKEEIQSISEKIHKIYDILKIDKIQKYIEEKTSNPNYWKNYKKSQKFIKNMHNMKTCIKDFTELKNSFEELEIIFSLSKEENLEKEFEIQLYKTKKLLSNIELKNILSEKEDSFNAILQISSGAGGTESCDWTSMLMRMYSMWAEKKNFLVKKIHHVSGDITGIKSITLEIDGIYAFGYLKGENGVHRLIRISPFDSNSKRHTSFSSVYVYPMINDDINIDIKMSDIQWETFRSSGSGGQNVNKVETGVRLRHHPTGITIENTEFRSQIQNRQKALQLLKSRLFEMEMMKRNEKKEKIESTKKKIEWGSQIRNYILHPYKLVKDLRTGYETTQIQSVMDGEIDIFLKKFLIYNRENKNTISLS
- a CDS encoding decarboxylase, coding for MKIRYYDLIDQTFDFPNEEFSIKNNFLEFHGIPLMDLIKKYGTPLKFTYLPKISKNIRKARKWFEKAIHSNQYNNKYTYCYCTKSSHFSFVLEEALKNNISIETSYAYDIEIVKNLYKKGKTTKNIEVICNGFKPKNYIENISELINNGFYNTIPILDNSEELEKLSLVINYPFKLGIRIASEEEPKFEFYTSRLGIGYKDIIVFYLNKIKNNPKVELKMLHFFINTGIKDTAYYWNELFKCLHIYAKLKKIAPELEILNIGGGFPIKTSMSFKYNYEYMTNEIVYQIKKFCQEENISEPHIYTEFGAYTVGESGGILYKILNQKRQNDREKWNMIDSSFMTTLPDTWAISRRFIMMAINRWNDCYERVFLGGLTCDSDDYYNSEQHMNAIYLPCFHQKIPLYIGFFNTGAYQDTISGYGGVHHCLIPQPIHILIDHDEKENFVYKIFRQSQSPEEILKILGY
- the speB gene encoding agmatinase, whose translation is MKFHYRNKKKTFAGIPKKYATLDQSKTVLIPVPYDYTQTWKKGAKKGPKAFLSAAEHMELYDIETNSEVYKKGIFLVPYIINSSVSTKKMIEKVYNVTKKFLSKEKFITFIGGDHSISIGSIRAFGEKYTNLSILHMDAHTDLRPMYKGSPYNHACSMYEASKKYPLIQIGIRSMDIMEKKYIQKENIFYMHKIYQNDLWMQNAIHKLSNNVFISIDIDVFDPSIAPSTGTPEPGGLSWYTTLKFLKKVFNKKNVIGFDIVELLPNKNESSTDFLAVKLYYKLLSYKHVNVN
- the cmk gene encoding (d)CMP kinase gives rise to the protein MNQKIIITIDGYSSSGKSTLAKKISKKLKYKYIDSGALYRSVALLAIRKKIFYSDLWNTKNFIPILKETNLKFKWNQKYSQTDIFLNGENIQHKIRSKQVTNKVSLIAQIPEIRERLTLMQRNIGKNKGIVIDGRDAGHYVFPKSELKIFMKGSIEIRSYRRYQDLKKIGEKVSYEEVRKNLIHRDMMDISRNISPLKKSVDSIEIDNTFLSIEEQLNLIFKFINKRTSII
- the fabG gene encoding 3-oxoacyl-[acyl-carrier-protein] reductase; protein product: MKLLNGKIAVVTGGSGDIGQSIVKTFVQHGANVIFTFFSSIKKAKELELKFKNLVEAYKIDLSDFNSSKNLVQKVIKKYGSIDILVNNAGIIKDKFLLKISKKDWDYVIKTNLYSIFNLTKHAIYPMMKQKKGSIINMSSVVGLTGNIGQSNYAASKAGIIGFTKSIARELGKKNIRCNAIAPGYIVTKMNSHFIPKIKENWIKSIPLKRAGTPQDVANSTLFLASDLSNYITGTVLNVNGGLI
- the menD gene encoding 2-succinyl-5-enolpyruvyl-6-hydroxy-3-cyclohexene-1-carboxylic-acid synthase, yielding MLSNKKIVQSLGEILKAKSIFNIIISPGSRNAPIIIHFTQHKNFKTYSVVDERCAAFFALGIAQQIRKPVVISCTSGSAVVNCYSAITEAFYQSIPLILVTADRPKRIIDVFEGQSIHQENIFQKHVETSIQLTEDESESGIWYNDRLMNQSINKCILKNKPIHINIPFSEPLYNTTNYLQVKPKIIKTIPVKNYIETCNYKKEQYIWKKYEKKMILLGLYYPGNKKKMENILRKLSLDPSIVIFTETTSHVYGKLFFSSIEKLIFNMNPKKWMSLKPHILLTIGINIISKKIKFFLRKYPPIYHWHIGEHYECYPDTYYRLTTYWPINPELFLKIFCNYNNTVSDYRKKWEKLRKEKIKKHKFFLKKEKSFSDLKVIFSVFKAIPNNTVLQLGNSMIVRYYQLFDEKKYSIKSYCNRGTSGIDGCVSTAVGSAMIIKKTVTLIVGDISFFYDSNALWNNYIPKNFRIILINNGGGNIFRFISEKKLPEKIFNFFETKHIFSAKKICEMHNWKYKKVSDQHALKNSLSFFWKKSNHPFLLEINTKKSNNAKILKKYLRS
- a CDS encoding vancomycin high temperature exclusion protein translates to MSYWSLKKNYDSINYIPYNTFGVVLGTSKYLHGGGINAYFKYRIDAAYSLFIHKKIRYVIVSGDNREKNYNEPKMMKKELIKKGIPSHFIYEDFYGINTLHSIVRVYKIFHKKKFTIISQKFHNERAIFIGNCLGLDVIGFNAKSFTFDSKIQFREIFARIKALWDIISYSGS